Sequence from the Helianthus annuus cultivar XRQ/B chromosome 13, HanXRQr2.0-SUNRISE, whole genome shotgun sequence genome:
aaatcatcaataTCTAAGTGTtctatgatgatgtcatcatggtgttctttaagaacaccatgttttggcctcattccaccaaaaacacttagatctagccgatttccacattaataaacaaagatctttcatagatctaaacatttcacGGTGTTAAagattgaaagacggatttttcgactttctttcaactcttttacactcaatacctttAAACCGgaagaaacggagcttgaaccgactcactaatcattctaacagtcgtgtagttcaagattcggattctgaccccgaggttcaccgatttcgggttaaacgctAAACTACCGTTCCAAACAGTTCATCAggccgggtttgggtgattcctatccgagcaggagaaacaagtaggAACGAGAATTCTATAGCTTAACACGTTGTCAAATTACCTCCATATAACGGCAAATaaacaaaacaaccaagtgttagacgaacaggccgaccaagtcaggatgctgaccgatcggttaGTCTGTCCAAGCGAACAGCCCAATCGATTGGATaggtcagccgatcgaccaggccagccgatcggctagcatatggccccacattTGACAactcatgaagtatggtattgaacgaagtaatgacCGATCGAGcgacgattggtaaacattactgttcggatcatgagatattatgcttcagcacttaatcaattttcaaGTTTGCTCAGTGTATtagaatgccacccgatcgagcatgctgtttgatcgagcatgctgttcgatcgagtgacatcctgctactactgaagttcctaaccgatcggttatgccgaccgatcgaacttcccgttcgatcgatcgacctgaaaggtaagagtACTTCATTGTTTTAGATACTGCAAccaaaacttcaaaagttcaaaccatcatacacaaacacatcctacacaaAGGAAGGAACAATCCACTTGAACAAGTCTAACCGATCGAGCCTGCCGGCCGATCGAGtaggttgtccgatcggattgcctaGTCGATCGAACCCGCCGTCCGATGGAACccactgttcgatcgaccaggctattcgaccCACTGTCCCTTGTTTTCCATTTTCGTATTACTCATCGTTGTGccatcgaactattcaggctaaccctactcctaagcactcccttcaatccattaatcaatcgctgtgagtatactcgaaccctttttgctttagcacttttggatgttacatacgttacttatcaaatcacattcgaacacactactcaaactatttgaacgctaaccgattcgcatgtattacgtgactaaatgaatgcttgttgttatgttttgtTAGAGCATATGAGATCGTtggtacttgtgctggattagtttagtTGTAGTTTGTATGcattttgaatgtttaggggttgtttttgtaattatctagaagttatattcctgacctagtgtagttaagataccagcaaatttataaatttgctggttaGTCAGGACACTAGTATAtataccccaagcattgtaacattctcaagcttttggctcttggtgcaatagaagtgttgtttacattcttATTGAGCTTTAATCTGATTTCCAAGGTTGTGTATTGTTATATCTttctgtttggattcaatacaacactagttgtattcatcaatccattagcttcaccttcatcttcattcttgacatTTCTTGACTattcatagttcaaacacttaatcaataggtgttttggactaaaacaaccaaccactgtgatccggatacgttttgggatctacaatttggtatcagagcctttgtgctcttggttgttgtgttcttgttAAGATTTCTCATTgcttttgaaggtttttcaaagtttcaaggtttttttaaaatttttgggcttaaaatggattgatttggtgtgtttaattaataggttgttgttaatacttggttagggagtcattttggtcattttgatgcatcaaaacatggtttttgggctgtttttgagtgattagagggttttagttcgtgATAAACCCTCTGGTTGGCGATGTTAACTTGAATGTAGCGATGAATTTTTGAATACAGCGACGATATTTTTGAACACAGCGACGATAATTTTGAATATAGCGAAGATAATCATTAAACGTAGCGAATATAGCGATTTTGTCTGAATCGTTGTCTGTTTCATCGCATAATCAGCAAGTTAGCCGACTATCGTTCGAGCAAATTTGCTGATCATCAGCGATATAGCATCATTTGACCCATTAGCGATtttatcgaaggcgacttcgagaaccGTGCTAGCGAATTACAGCGTTCCTATCACGGTTTCCGGCAATTATAATCTAACTCCGTTTGATGTTTGATTTGTCAGCGTAGACAGCGTAGTTGTTCGTGCAGGATCTAGCATCTCGACAGCGAAGACAGCGAACTAGCCAGATATCAGATCAGCGAAGACAGCGAACAAGTTTTCAGAGATCATAATCTACATCGCTCGCCGGCGATTTTAACTGGTTTGTCAGCGAATTAAAGCCTGTTTCAGCACACATTCCTCAAAAACTAAGAAAAATGTCGCTAAATCAACTAAGTCCAATCGCTCAAGCGGAACTTGAAACTGGAACCACAACTCGcccaccaaagttgaaaggagCGGAAGATTTTAGCACTTGGAAAACTCGCATTCAGtcgttcttcgagtacacggaTTACAATCTGTGGCTCTCCGTTACGGCCGGACCTCACGTTCCTACGGTAGTTAGAGGAGATACGGTGGTTCCTAACAACGATGCTACCACCTTCACTGACGAAGACAAGGCCCTCATTCAACGTGATCGTCGTGCACACGCCGCTCTAACCATGGCTTTATCAACAAACGactgcaacatgtttgaagaacaccgaactgctaatgcactctggaatgcattgATCGAGTACTATGAGGGAAATGAAGAACTGATCGAGAGCAAGAGAGATATGGTGCAGAAGCAATACGACATGTTCTGCGGAGTCCGTGGAGAGAGCTTGTCTGATCACATTAGCCGCTTCCTAAAcatgatgaccaaaatgaagaaaGCTGGAAATCCTGTAACCAATCGTGCTGCAATAAAGAAATTGCTTGACTCGCTCCCCAAGGAATGGAGCCTGCAGTgtatgatgatcaagaaggaaTTCCTCAACAATCCTAATCCTGTTACTCTGACAGATCTGATCAACACTCTAAGGGCATTTGAAATGGACGTAAACAAGAGAGAGATGAACACTGCTGGATATCAACCTAAAGCAACTCAACCTTCAGCAGGACTGAAGAATGTAGCGTTTCTCGCTTCAGGGGGCATTACTCCACAAGCTTCTGATCTAATTTATGCAAATGCTTCCGCAAGTGCATCTAAAGCCCCAcaagttgttgagaaaacgatCACTGTCGATACTCAAGCACTGAAAGTTTCAACCGAGAATGTGGCACTCTTCAACACTTTCCTAAGCAGCTATGAAGCCCTAATGTCTGGGGAATTGAGGAAGGAGATGTTTACTGCcgaagacatgtatcaggttgatccagatgatatggaagaaatggatctgaaatggcaaatggccatgatcactCTGAGATTGAAGAAGTTTCAAGACAAGACAGGCAAGCGATTAGGTCTTGGAAAAGCtggttttgacaagtctaagCTGAGGTGCTACAACTGTAAGAATCTTGGACACTTCAAGCGTGACTGTCCGATGTTGAAAGAGGGAAACAGTGAAGCTACTCCAGCTGCTAAACAGATCACTGCCGAAGAGAACAAAAGCAACGCTTCTCCCAGCACGCCGAAGGCTTTGGTTGTTGAAGACTATGACTGGAGCGAAGAGATCACTGAAGCTAAGGAACAAGTCAACAAAGCACTGATGGCCAAAATCTCTAGTGAATCATCTGCAAAGCACTTTGAGAAGCAGACAACGGGAATCCCAACTGGAAACAATGATGCTGACCAGGGATTGAAAGGTATTCTGCCTTCAGTGGAGTCTGGTGATAAAGCTGAAAAAGATGCTGAGAAAGGAAAGGATAAAGTTCAAGCTACAGCCATGAAAGCAGATGCATCAAAAGAGAAGGCTgacaaagacttggtaaatagtaTTCCACTTAGTTTCAAGGAGAAGTTATGCTCCGAagcatgcgttgatgtcgtggcacattatAAATTCCTAAATCTGGAGTTTGAAAGGCAAAAGGACAAAGCTTTGAAAATTAATAATGAGCTTAAACAAAATGaggctgcatatcagagaaagttgaactcaactttggctgaaatgcaaactcttaaagaatttgtgtttagaaaagattttatcataaATGATCTTACTGAAAGGTTAGAAAAAGCGTTAAATGAAAAGAACAAACTCCAGATTATAAAAgataaatggaatgtcagtcaaaaggcctttactgacatcaaaaattgccaacgaccaacgtttgtgaaagacgggattggttataaggataggcacggaaatgaaagaaaacttttcTTTCCGCCTCACAGCAAAAACTACGTGCCTATGCCTACTCCTCATCCCGAAAATGATCTCATAAATGAAAAGGCCTCAGTTGAACAAAATGAATTTTATGAAAATGAGACAACTGCTAACTGTTCTAAAAGCAATGCAGATTCCATTgagtgtaaagaagatgtgtgcgatgatGATGGAGACTGCGGAGGGTCAAAAATAGGAATTGgttattcaggcgacagttattccaccgttaactggttcgtctggaattgttctaaaaacaatgttaaggatgaatgtaatagtttaagtaggatggatgactgtaatggccAAGTGCCTAAAACTAAATCTGTggatgactgtaagggccatgtgcctacatttgagacccgtgatcATGAACCTTATGTGTCTGAATGTCATGGTTTGAATTATGCGTGTCGTGATGATAATGTTGCttgtgaatctcctgtatttgtgccagaattaAAAAGGAATAGCTTTGGAAAATTCCTTACAAAGGAAATTCCCGAATTTATTCCTTCCAGAACAGGTATGACAGAATCAGAAAAGAAAGCTACTGAAGATCAAGATAATGTAGAATCAAGCGCCATTACCACAGAAGACGAACAGACATCAGAAAGTTCGCATTCAGAAATCTCAACTGAAGATCAAGCAACAAGTGATGAAAGCTTCGAATGTTCAAGTTGTGAAGCAAGTGAAGAACAAAATTCAAGCAAGGACAACACGTCTGAAAGCTCACTCGATTCAGACAGTGATGAAGAATTTCCCGAAGATGAAAGCagagtggacaagaaaatgaagaaagcaaaaagttcaagactctcatcacatacatcatcttctcacaccaaaagacccagacataaaagatgttttcgctgtggtcatttaggacatacagcgaaacattgtaaaaccaaaaaGTTTCCTAGACCAGAACATGATTTTATTATAAACGTCACGCAGCAACTAAATTATCTtaagaaatctgttaaaaatctggttgATTCAACTGCGTAtctttggaaacaaaaagaggtcaaagtgggtcaaaaccacgatagaTTTGAAATGAAACAGATTTGGGTTCCTAAATCAAACTAATCTGTATatttgtatatttgtatatatcaGAATAAGCTCCAGAAATGGCTTCGAATGCTCATGGAATACATCTGGCACGTCGACAGCGGATGCTCAAGACACATGACGGGGTTAAAAGAACTATTGAAGAACTTCCGCTTTATTGATGGCGACTTCGTGTCCTTTGCCGGAGACGAAAAGGGAGGGAAGATTGTTGGAGTAGGCGATGTAGTATCCGAAGCTCTCACGCTGgaaaatgtcaactatgttccaGAGTTATGCTATAATCTCATGAGCGTCTCTCAAGTGTGTGATAAAGGAATCTCAGTGTTGTTCGATGACATGGAATGCCTGTTCCTGAAGCCGGGTTATGTTGTTCCTGCAGAAATGATCATGCTTACTGCTCCAAGACAGAACAACACATATGTGCTCAACATGAAGAATGCCAAGACAAATGACAATCTAACATGCCTTATCTCTAAAGCTTCAGAATCGGAGTCACTGCTTTGGCATAGACGACTGGGCCATGtcaatttcaaaaatatgaataaactatctaagttaaacttagttagaggtcttccgattaaagaatttccattttctgaaaaatgtattgcatgcGCCCAGGGAAAACAGCATAAGAAACCTCACAAGACCAAAGCAGTGAACACGATTTCTGCACCACTTCAGTTActgcacatggatctttttggtcctatcagtgttaaaagtcttgctaaaagCTCTTATTGTTTGGTTGTAACAGATGATTTCTCTCGTTTTTCGTGGGTATATTTTCTTGAAGCAAAGAGCGAGACTGCTGAAATATTGAAGGCATTCATTCCCCTGATAGAGAACGTAACCAAACGGAAAGTGAAGTCCATAAGAAGCGACAACGGGTCTGAATTCAAAAATCAGACCTTCATATCATTTTGCGCAGAAAAAGGAATTCATCTTCAATACAGTGCAGCCagaactcctcagcaaaatggagtcgctgagcgTAAAAACAGGACGCTGATCGAAGCTGCAAGAACAATGCTGGTGGACTCCAAGCTTCCAATCATCTTCTGGGCTGAAGCAGTTAACACAGCATGCTACGTTCTGAACAGGGTGCTCATCGTGAAACCGCATGGAAAGACAGCATACGAGCTTCTTTTCAAAAGAAAACCCCTTATAGATTTCTTCAGGCCATTCGGATGTTCGTGCACTCTGTTGAACACTCAAGACAATCTCGTCAAATTTGAGGCAGTAGGTGATATCTGCTACTTTATGGGGTATTCATCAACTCAAAAGGCTTATCGTGTTTACAACAAACGAACAAAGATGGTGATCGAATCGTACTATGTGGACTTTCAAGAAGGAAATTACACCAACACTGGAAGCACTCCTGACTGGTTCTATGATGTGAGTGTGATCTTCAATAACTTTGAAATTCCGGAAACTGAGTCTAACCCTGAGCCAGTTGAAGACGTTCAAGTTGAACCCTTGTTTGACTCGTCTGACATTGGTTTCACTCCTTTCACCACTCGATTATCTCCATCATCTGCTGATCCGATTATGGCTGTGAATGAATCAAATGGTCacacttcgcctgagaacacccaagaaaatggtgcttcttcttcacaggcaAATGTGAATGAGCCAACTCAAGACGATGATCCGCCAATAATCTATGTCGACGAACACTTCACCAACCTTCCGCAGCAAATCGAATCTCTGACAAATGCAGGTTACAAGACAAACAAaaatcatcctcttgaaaatGTAATCGGCGCAGTGGAAGAAGGAGTACGTACTCGAGGGCAGTCAGCTAGCATCAACAAAGGTCTCTTCGCAGCCTTTCTTTCACAATCAGTTCCACGTGACATCGAAGACGCTATTCAAGACTCCAGCTGGGTTcaagcgatgcaagaagaattgtcTCAATTCAGGAAACTCAAAGTGTGGGAACTCGTAGATCtacctgaaggaaagtttcctATCGGTACAAAATGGGTCTTTCGaaacaagatggatgatcgtggggtggttatcaagaacaaggctcgattggtggtgcAGGGTTTTCGACAAGAAGAAGGGATCGACTACGAAGAGGTTTTTGCTCCAGTCGCTCGATTGGAGGCGATCAGAATATTCCTGGCGTATGCTTCCTACAGAAACTTCAAGGTCttccaaatggatgtcaaaagtgcgtTTTTGTACGGGAAAGTTAAGGAGGAAGTTTACGTGTGTCAGCCTCCTGGGTTTGAGGATCCTCATTTTCCAGGGCGCTATTTTAAGCTGGATAAAGCACTGTACGGCCTACATCAAGCCCCACGCGCCTGGTATGAAACCCTGTCCACATACCTTCTGGATTGTGGTTATTCCAGAGGAACGATTGACATGACACTCTTCACCAAGAAGGTAGGGGAAGATGTTATGCTAGTCCAAATCTATGTGGACGATATCATATTCGGGTCAACAAACGAGGACTTGTGCAGAGAATTTGAATCTATCATGAAGGCAAAatttgaaatgagcatgatgggagaaCTGAACTTCTTTCTGGGTTTAGAAGTGAAGCAAAGGGAGGAtggaattctgattcatcaagctAAATATATTCGGGACATTCTCTCGAAATATAACATGAATGACTGCAAAGTGGCAAGCACGCCATTCGCCACCCAAACAGAGCTCACTTTAGATCCTCAGGGAAAGTCGGTGAACAAATCTTTCTATCGCTCAATGATCggatctttgatgtatctgacagcAAGCAGACCTGATATCATGTGGGCCGTTTGTCTTTGCGCTCGTTTCCAGACAAATCCAAAGGAATCCCATGAGATTGCCGtaaagcgcatcttccgctatctGAAAGGAACACCAAAACTAGGgctttggtatcctaaagatagtaattttgacTTAATTGCTTATTCTGACAGCGATCATGCAGGTTGCAAAGTGGATCGAAGGTCGGTTTCAGGAGGATGCCAATTTCTGGGAAATCGGCTGATTTCATGGCAAAGCAAGAAGCAAACAACAGTGTCCACGTCGACAGCTCAAGCGGAATACACTGCAGCATacagttgctgttcacaagttctctggatacagaatcagttgctggattacgGAATCAAAATCATGAAGACTCCGATATTCATCGACAATGAGGCTTGTCtgggaattgtgaagaatcccgTGCACCACTCCAGAACCAAGCACATCGAAATCCGCATTCATGCAATTCGAGACGCTTACGAAAAGGGTTACattcaagtggtgccagtggatacGACACAGCAACGTGCCGACATCTTTAcgaaagcttttgacaaaactcgttttaaccagttggtaacctggttagagatggtcaatttccttgatTGGAAATGAAGCTTgtgttgattaaaaaaaaaaaaaaaaaaaattaaatattaataaaatactaACGTTTTTGCTTGTTGAAAATAAAATGGATATTGAAAGACGTCGcctaccaaaaagattttctgtttaaaattttattttcgggcaaatggacttacgaaaatgaaaattttaggggg
This genomic interval carries:
- the LOC110901154 gene encoding uncharacterized protein LOC110901154, producing the protein MKKAGNPVTNRAAIKKLLDSLPKEWSLQCMMIKKEFLNNPNPVTLTDLINTLRAFEMDVNKREMNTAGYQPKATQPSAGLKNVAFLASGGITPQASDLIYANASASASKAPQVVEKTITVDTQALKVSTENVALFNTFLSSYEALMSGELRKEMFTAEDMYQVDPDDMEEMDLKWQMAMITLRLKKFQDKTGKRLGLGKAGFDKSKLRCYNCKNLGHFKRDCPMLKEGNSEATPAAKQITAEENKSNASPSTPKALVVEDYDWSEEITEAKEQVNKALMAKISSESSAKHFEKQTTGIPTGNNDADQGLKGILPSVESGDKAEKDAEKGKDKVQATAMKADASKEKADKDLIPLSVKKMCAMMMETAEGQK